TTGTTTTGGGTTGGAGGCCCATCAATTATGGGTTGGAGACCCATCAACTAAGGAATGGAGAGTTATTATGGGATGGAGACTTATGGAATGGAGGTCCATCAACTATGGGATGGAGGCCCAACCATTATGGGATGGAGACACATCAGTTATGGAATGGAGACTTGTTATGGGATGGAGACCCAGCAATTATGGGTTGGAAACCAGACGATGATTGGGTCATGTATCTGTATCGTTGGGGTTCTTCAAAAGTCCCAGAGACCCTTCTCTGTGGGTTCCTGGAGAGCATTACCCACACAAGGCACCCTTCGGAGGAATTATGGGGCCGGGTGGGCCCCTAGTGCGCTTGGAGGGCCTCCCGCAGGGCCTGTGCGCAGCCCCCCAGCTGCATGTCCTCCAGGGCGGCAAAGAGGTCTTCTGGGTCGGCCCTGGGCCTCTCCTGGGCCCAGCACCGCAGCATCTGGTATTGCTGCTCCCGCAACTGGGGGTGCTCCAGTTCGATCCGCTCAATCTCCCCGTCCCGCAGGCCCAGGCCACGCATGAACTCCTTCCAGCGCCGCGCCGGAACCGCCTCCAGCACCGCGTACAGGGACCGGCCCTGCAGGAAGGGTGGGGGGCCCACTTGTGGGACCGCCACTTCTGCGACCGTC
This DNA window, taken from Anolis carolinensis isolate JA03-04 unplaced genomic scaffold, rAnoCar3.1.pri scaffold_39, whole genome shotgun sequence, encodes the following:
- the LOC134294958 gene encoding tumor necrosis factor receptor superfamily member 25-like, with the protein product MLPAQTSSGGPTVAEVAVPQVGPPPFLQGRSLYAVLEAVPARRWKEFMRGLGLRDGEIERIELEHPQLREQQYQMLRCWAQERPRADPEDLFAALEDMQLGGCAQALREALQAH